A stretch of Cicer arietinum cultivar CDC Frontier isolate Library 1 chromosome 5, Cicar.CDCFrontier_v2.0, whole genome shotgun sequence DNA encodes these proteins:
- the LOC101503411 gene encoding calmodulin-binding transcription activator 4-like, which translates to MLPGFQYNINDLFQEAKRRWLKPIEVLYILQNQHNTCEFTNVPPHQPSGGSVYLFNKRVMRFFRKDGHNWRKKKDGRTVSEAHERLKVGNFEALNCYYAHGEENRSFQRRSYWMLNPEYEHIVLVHYRETNEGTSNSGPVTQLSPFSQSHNSHTTQNPETTSIVDYSCEPSQNFSSSGSLEVTSDIVVMNNGMDHLEKTDAQALQQLEEQLSLNEDGFKEVSPFYSEHEFFGAFSGPDDHKQPYDGYNGTKDGSSNHYHELLYYDFPGGHEKTLSWTEMLQSRKSSSAIKLPEQHAHEAFDNEKSLSSSGREMIANREINYRLNPNTNSNNAENSVFSFPQDVGVKFSSHSSVETQDTNSGCYETLFAQSQIQEPLDAYSSLTVGQKHKFTIKAVSPEYCYATEATKVIIIGSFLCLPSDSTWACMFGDDGVICCEAPSHLLGKVALCISSGNKEPCSEVTEFEFRNKTNSCTCCNTLETEAARSPEELLLLVRFAEVLISASSIKDNRTESGSHLPTEQKEDDDSWSHIIDSLLVGNRTSSGTIDWLLQELLKDKLQHWLSCKSNEKDEGAGCSLSQKEQGVIHMASGLGFEWALNPILSCGVNVNFRDINGLTALHWAARFGREKMVASLIAAGASAGAVTDPNSQDPNGKTAASIAASNSYKGLAGYLAEVDLTSHLSSLTLEKCEAYQDSCELEAELTVNSVSKKNLEASDDEASLKNTLGAVRNAAQAAARIQAAFRAHSFRKRKEREAATNTYLNGHVFGVGSIAGNVRSSRYNSAALSIQKKYRGWKGRKEFLALRQKVVKIQAHVRGYQARRQYKLMIWAVGILDKVVLRWRRKGVGLRSSPHKTKTNEESDDEDFLKAYRQEKVHATIEKALARVLSMAHSAGARRQYNRLLEIYRQTKAELGSRSDDTLLSTTVEEAWYIEDDTLNAWYIEDDNLNQYPWETL; encoded by the exons ATGCTACCTG GTTTTCAATACAATATCAATGATCTGTTTCAAGAAGCTAAGAGAAGATGGCTAAAGCCGATAGAAGTGCTTTACATTTTGCAGAATCAACATAATACGTGCGAGTTCACAAACGTGCCCCCTCACCAGCCAAGTG gtgGATCTGTGtatctttttaataaaagagTCATGCGTTTCTTCCGAAAAGATGGTCATAATTGGCGCAAGAAAAAAGACGGAAGAACTGTATCAGAAGCGCATGAACGGCTTAAG GTTGGAAATTTTGAAGCCCTAAACTGTTACTATGCACACGGAGAGGAGAACCGTAGTTTCCAGAGGCGGAGTTATTGGATGTTGAACCC GGAATATGAGCATATTGTTCTCGTGCATTACAGAGAAACAAATGAG GGGACATCCAATTCTGGACCTGTCACACAATTGTCACCGTTTAGTCAGAGTCATAACTCGCATACTACTCAAAACCCTGAGACAACATCCATAGTTGATTATTCATGTGAACCTAGTCAAAATTTCTCCAGTTCTGGGTCTTTAGAAGTTACCTCTGATATAGTCGTCATGAACAATGGAATGGATCACTTGGAGAAAACAGATGCACAAGCTTTGCAGCAATTGGAGGAACAATTAAGTTTGAATGAGGACGGCTTCAAAGAAGTTTCTCCCTTTTATAGCGAGCATGAATTTTTTGGTGCATTCTCTGGACCTGACGATCATAAACAACCATATGATGGGTATAATGGAACAAAAG ATGGCAGTAGTAATCATTATCATGAATTACTTTACTATGATTTCCCCGGTGGGCATGAAAAAACCTTATCTTGGACAGAGATGCTGCAATCACGCAAGTCCTCATCTGCGATCAAGTTACCAGAACAACATGCACACGAGGCATTTGACAAT GAAAAGTCACTATCTTCTTCAGGAAGAGAAATGATTGCCAACAGGGAAATCAATTACCGGCTAAACCCCAACACCAACAGCAATAATGCTGAGAACT CTGTCTTCTCATTTCCTCAAGACGTTGGAGTCAAATTTTCTTCACATTCATCCGTAGAAACTCAAGATACTAATTCTGGCTGCTATGAAACATTGTTTGCACAAAGCCAAATTCAAGAACCTCTGGATGCATATTCAAGCTTGACTGTTGGACAGAAACATAAATTTACAATTAAGGCTGTCTCCCCAGAATATTGTTATGCCACTGAGGCAACAAAG GTGATCATTATTGGATCTTTTCTCTGCCTTCCCTCGGATTCTACCTGGGCTTGTATGTTTGGTGAT GATGGTGTAATCTGTTGTGAGGCTCCATCCCATCTTCTTGGGAAGGTTGCTCTGTGCATTTCTTCAGGAAATAAGGAACCATGCAGTGAAGTCACAGAGTTTGAGTTTCGTAATAAGACCAATAGTTGCACTTGCTGTAATACTTTGGAAACAGAAGCTGCCAGAAGTCCAGAAGAGCTGTTATTACTAGTTCGATTTGCAGAAGTGCTCATTTCTGCTTCATCAATAAAGGACAACCGCACAGAATCTGGAAGTCACCTTCCAACAGAACAGAAAGAAGATGATGATTCATGGAGCCATATTATAGACTCTCTCCTAGTTGGCAACAGAACTTCATCTGGTACTATTGATTGGCTTCTTCAAGAGCTGCTGAAGGATAAGCTGCAACACTGGCTTTCTTGCAAATCCAATGAAAAAGATGAAGGGGCAGGTTgttctttgtcccagaaagagCAAGGGGTTATACACATGGCTTCTGGATTGGGTTTCGAGTGGGCCTTGAACCCCATTCTCAGTTGTGGTGTGAATGTTAATTTCCGTGATATCAATGGATTGACTGCCCTTCATTGGGCTGCACGGTTTGGAAG GGAAAAAATGGTTGCTTCACTTATAGCTGCCGGTGCATCTGCTGGAGCAGTGACAGATCCAAACTCACAAGATCCGAATGGTAAAACTGCTGCATCTATTGCGGCCAGCAATAGCTACAAGGGACTGGCAGGTTATCTTGCGGAGGTAGATCTAACAAGTCATCTGTCATCCCTCACATTGGAAAAGTGTGAAGCTTATCAAGATTCTTGCGAGCTTGAAGCTGAGCTAACTGTCAACAGTGTGTCTAAGAAAAATCTTGAAGCCAGTGACGATGAGGCTTCACTAAAAAATACCTTGGGTGCTGTCAGAAATGCAGCTCAGGCAGCTGCACGGATACAAGCCGCTTTTCGTGCACATTCTTTCAGAAAACGGAAAGAGAGAGAAGCTGCCACCAACACTTATCTAAATGGACATGTCTTTGGTGTAGGTAGCATTGCTGGCAATGTTAGGAGCTCACGTTACAATTCAGCCGCCTTATCAATTCAGAAGAAATATCGAGGTTGGAAAGGTCGCAAAGAGTTCTTAGCTCTGCGCCAAAAAGTTGTAAAGATACAG GCTCATGTGAGGGGTTACCAGGCCCGGAGGCAATACAAGCTAATGATATGGGCAGTTGGAATCTTGGACAAAGTTGTGCTAAGATGGCGGAGAAAAGGAGTTGGTTTGCGAAGTTCTCCACATAAAACAAAGACAAATGAGGAAAGTGATGATGAGGATTTTCTCAAGGCGTACAGGCAAGAAAAAGTACATGCAACAATTGAAAAAGCTTTGGCGCGGGTGCTTTCCATGGCCCATTCTGCGGGTGCTCGTCGGCAATATAATCGCCTGCTTGAGATATATCGTCAAACCAAG GCTGAACTTGGCAGCAGGAGTGATGATACACTGTTATCAACTACAGTAGAGGAGGCTTggtatattgaagatgatactTTAAATGCTTggtatattgaagatgataatttaaatcaatatcCTTGGGAAACCCTCTAG
- the LOC101503749 gene encoding uncharacterized protein isoform X2: MEQHRKLELIDLAIQKLIHNNSDNNNDNSNNHNLKDHEAEYQHALSHLLSVSQLEMSKRDETVNQSEASSPSEPVASAIEKTESETVDGGGGCRGSENDDEIIKELKKVKKQNFVTHCLLSVMIVLTVAWQLSEVSLVLKVKDGINHPFRSFGNMLKEIVKVSDINGQDADDKENNESPSLPSLKIPDMTINMDVPNSGKE, encoded by the exons ATGGAGCAACATCGGAAACTTGAGCTCATCGACCTTGCAATTCAGAAGCTTATTCACAACAACAGTgacaataataatgataatagtAATAACCATAACCTTAAAGACCACGAAGCTGAATATCAACATGCTCTCTCCCACCTACTCTCTGTCTCTCAG TTGGAAATGTCTAAAAGAGATGAAACAGTGAACCAATCCGAAGCATCTAGTCCTTCAGAGCCTGTAGCTTCTGCAATTGAGAAAACAGAAAGTGAAACTGTGGATGGTGGTGGAGGATGCAGGGGAAGTGAAAATGATGATGAGATAATCAAAGAGCTAAAAAAGGTGAAGAAGCAGAATTTTGTGACTCATTGTCTTCTTTCAGTGATGATTGTGCTCACTGTGGCTTGGCAACTATCAGAGGTTTCACTTGTTTTGAAAGTGAAGGATGGAATAAACCACCCCTTTAGATCCTTTGGGAATATGCTTAAAGAGATTGTGAAAGTCTCTGACATCAATGGCCAAGATGCTGATGACAAAGAAAACAATGAATCTCCATCTCTTCCTTCCCTAAAGATTCCTGATATGACTATCAACATGGATGTACCAAATTCTGGAAAGGAATGA
- the LOC101503749 gene encoding uncharacterized protein isoform X1: MEQHRKLELIDLAIQKLIHNNSDNNNDNSNNHNLKDHEAEYQHALSHLLSVSQQLEMSKRDETVNQSEASSPSEPVASAIEKTESETVDGGGGCRGSENDDEIIKELKKVKKQNFVTHCLLSVMIVLTVAWQLSEVSLVLKVKDGINHPFRSFGNMLKEIVKVSDINGQDADDKENNESPSLPSLKIPDMTINMDVPNSGKE, translated from the exons ATGGAGCAACATCGGAAACTTGAGCTCATCGACCTTGCAATTCAGAAGCTTATTCACAACAACAGTgacaataataatgataatagtAATAACCATAACCTTAAAGACCACGAAGCTGAATATCAACATGCTCTCTCCCACCTACTCTCTGTCTCTCAG cagTTGGAAATGTCTAAAAGAGATGAAACAGTGAACCAATCCGAAGCATCTAGTCCTTCAGAGCCTGTAGCTTCTGCAATTGAGAAAACAGAAAGTGAAACTGTGGATGGTGGTGGAGGATGCAGGGGAAGTGAAAATGATGATGAGATAATCAAAGAGCTAAAAAAGGTGAAGAAGCAGAATTTTGTGACTCATTGTCTTCTTTCAGTGATGATTGTGCTCACTGTGGCTTGGCAACTATCAGAGGTTTCACTTGTTTTGAAAGTGAAGGATGGAATAAACCACCCCTTTAGATCCTTTGGGAATATGCTTAAAGAGATTGTGAAAGTCTCTGACATCAATGGCCAAGATGCTGATGACAAAGAAAACAATGAATCTCCATCTCTTCCTTCCCTAAAGATTCCTGATATGACTATCAACATGGATGTACCAAATTCTGGAAAGGAATGA
- the LOC101504278 gene encoding nuclear transport factor 2B-like has translation MDPDALAKAFVEHYYTTFDTNRSGLANLYQEGSMLSFEGQKIQGSQNIVAKLTTLPFQQCHHSITTVDCQPSGVNAGMLVFVSGNLQLAGEQHALKFSQMFHLIPTPQGSYYVLNDIFRLNYA, from the exons ATGGATCCAGACGCGTTGGCAAAGGCATTCGTTGAGCACTACTACACTACCTTTGACACCAACCGTTCCGGTCTCGCCAATCTCTATCAAGAAGGTTCTATGCTTTCCTTCGAAGGTCAGAAGATTCAAGGTTCTCAGAATATTGTCGCCAAACTCACCACTCTCCCTTTCCAGCAGTGCCATCACTCCATCACCACCGTTGATTGTCAACCTTCTGGTGTCAACGCTGGCATGCTCGTCTTCGTCAGTGGTAATCTCCAGCTCGCCGGCGAACAACATGCCCTTAAGTTCAGTCag ATGTTTCATTTGATACCAACACCACAAGGAAGCTATTATGTGTTGAATGACATATTCCGTCTGAATTATGCATGA